Proteins from a genomic interval of Oncorhynchus nerka isolate Pitt River linkage group LG13, Oner_Uvic_2.0, whole genome shotgun sequence:
- the LOC115125224 gene encoding LOW QUALITY PROTEIN: iodotyrosine deiodinase (The sequence of the model RefSeq protein was modified relative to this genomic sequence to represent the inferred CDS: inserted 2 bases in 1 codon) yields the protein MNEHIRRLVFPPVCLVLEDGDWVESGGEEELAHVPYPASRYHVEVMVQRSQDFFNLMNQRRSVRFISXRAVPRQVIDNVIRTAGTAPSGAHTEPWTFVVVSDPEVKHQIRLVVEEEEEVNYRQRMGDKWVSDLQRLRTNWVKQYLDVAPYLVLIFKQTYGIVAGGQKRTHYYNEISVSISCGLLLAALQNAGLVTTTTTPLNCGPQLRLLLGRPANEKLLMLLPVGYPAPDATVPDLTRKPLDDIMVHL from the exons ATGAATGAACACATTCG ACGATTGGTCTtcccccctgtctgtctggtTTTAGAGGATGGTGATTGGGTGGAgagtggtggggaggaggagcTGGCCCACGTGCCCTACCCGGCTTCTCGGTACCACGTAGAGGTCATGGTTCAGAGGTCACAGGACTTCTTCAACCTGATGAACCAGAGGAGGTCTGTCCGCTTCATCAG CCGAGCCGTTCCACGACAGGTCATCGACAACGTCATCCGCACTGCAG GCACAGCCCCCAGTGGAGCCCACACAGAACCCTGGACGTTTGTGGTAGTGTCAGACCCAGAGGTGAAGCACCAGATCAGgctagtggtggaggaggaggaggaagtcaaCTACCGTCAGAGGATGGGGGACAAGTGGGTCAGTGACCTGCAGAGGCTCAG gacTAACTGGGTGAAGCAGTATCTTGATGTGGCTCCCTACCTCGTGTTGATATTTAAACAGACGTACGGCATCGTAGctggaggacagaagaggacTCATTACTACAATGAGATCAGTGTGTCCATCTCCTGTGGCCTGCTATTGGCCGCGCTGCAG AATGCAGGTCTGGTGACGACGACGACGACGCCCCTCAACTGCGGCCCCCAGCTCAGGCTGCTCCTCGGTCGGCCAGCCAATGAGAAGCTGCTGATGCTACTTCCTGTTGGTTACCCCGCCCCCGACGCCACCGTGCCCGACCTCACCCGCAAGCCACTCGACGACATCATGGTACACCTGTGA